cagcctctgcctctccctcaGCTTGACTCTCTGACAAAATGAGGGTGAACAGTGTCTTCTCACCGTGCAGGGAGAAGGTGAGGATTTAGGACCAGcatggagcagggcacagggttGTGATGGGCTCATGTGAGGACAAGTCCAGATTGCCCCACGTCACTGCATCTGTGTCAGTGCAGCGCATCCCAAGGACAGGCATTGCCTGTGGGGAGGtaccagggcagctcccagccatgcCAACCCCTGCTGCCCCTGTGTCTAGGTCCAGAGGAGGCTCAGACAGCTCCGGGTTTTGGTGAGAGGGGCATTGCATTATCCATCCTGCTGGCTAACCTGGCACTGGCTGTTAGCACCCTGAATTCACCAGTCTCCTGCAGGAGCAAAATTACCGAATTTGCTGGGAAAAcctgcctgagcagctgccagcactaGAGAATCGTTATAGGCTCTGACTCATGACAAGGTTTTGGGTTTGCAAGATGCAGCCTTGACAGCACTGAGAGCCTTGGGCTGACAACTGGGacaagcagggctgtgtgcagctgcaggtaGTGCATCTGGGTGTACAGGGGAACTCGTGGCTGCACAAGGGCTGGGAGGGTCTGAAATCAGCTTTGCTAGGACAGTGGAGTTGAGGCAGATAGGATctggaggagggagctgccaTTTTCAGATGATTACTTTTAGAAGCAGAAGTGCAGGGTAGAATCTCCAAATGTTGCTGAATCCAGAGCCAAAACTTGTGGTGGCTTGGCAATTCTGGGTATCACTTGCCATgagatttcttttccccttgaGCATCCTGTGTGTCTGAGTTGGTGAGTCGTGGCAGCCTAGCAGGGTGCACCTGATGCCCCTATGATGGTCACATCCACCTTGAGAAATGTCCCTGGTGCCAGCCGAGGACTCTGGGAATGGGTCTTGGTGGTTGGGGCGATGCTGAGATCTCTATGTCACTGTTCCCTGTTGCAGGCGCCGGtgaggctgtggcagtgctcaCTCATCGCTTCTCCACCGTTCCTGCCTGCCACCAGCAGGTCTCCAGCACCACACAGCCATGACAACCTCGGCGCTGCGTCGGCAGGTGAAGAACATCGTGCACAACTACTCAGAGGCAGAGATCAAGGTGCGGGAGGCCACCTCCAATGATCCCTGGGGTCCTCCCAGTTCTCTGATGTCAGAGATCGCCGACCTCACCTTCAACACAGTGGCTTTTGCCGAGGTCATGGGCATGATCTGGCGGCGGCTGAACGACAGTGGCAAGAACTGGCGTCACGTCTACAAAGCCCTCACCCTCCTGGACTACCTCATCAAAACTGGCTCTGAGAAGGTGACCCACCAGTGCCGGGAGAACCTCTACACCATCCAGACGCTGAAGGATTTCCAGTATGTGGACCGTGACGGCAAGGACCAGGGCATCAACATCCGGGAGAAGGTGAAGCAGGTGATGGCGCTGCTGAAGGACGAGGAGCGGCTGAAGCAGGAACGGGCGCATGCGCTGCAGACCAAGGAGCGCATGGCCCTGGAGGGCATGGGCAGTGGCAGCCACCAGGTCACCTACGGCCGCCGGGCATCACCTTACGGTGAAGATTACAGCCGGGCACGTGGCTCACCCTCTTCATTCAACTGTGAGTGTTACTGGCAGTTCACTTGGGCTCTCTCAGGGGAGGCAGGGGTTACATTTGGTTTGCACCTGCTTGGTGCCCGTCATTCTTCTGCATCTTTTGGGATGGTGGTAGTGAAGCCCATCCTGCACCACAGGGCAGAGATTTGGCTGAGCCAGTGGTGGaccccagcagcagtggcagctggtgGTGCCTCCAGCCTTAAACTCATGGCTTGTTCAAGATAGTGAGCTCTAAATGTGGCTACATCTCCTGGGGAGGCTGGGTATTGGGACAGAGGCCTGGAAACTGCTGATGTGCTTCCCAAAATACCTTAGTCCTGATGCCACTGCTTCCCCTTTTCgtcttttatctcccagcatcatcctcatccccacGGTTTGCCTCTGACCTGGAGCAAGCACGGCCCCAGACgacaggagaggaggagctgcagctgcagctggcactggccATGAGTCgggaggaggcagagaaggTAGAGTggccctgcctgtcctggggcATGAGGCATCTCCCTTACCTTGCCTTATCTGTGAACACAGTGGGTCAGTTCCCTGGGAAGAGGCAGGATTTTGAGGGCTGCCTGAGGCTGGTGCATGTACCTGCAACTGTACCAGGCTGCTCGCATTGTGTCTGGCATCCAAAATCACCAGCGGGCAGATGGAGGCAtgggctgcccctgctccctgttCTCATATTAGAGAGGACAGCACAAGGCTGGGATCTGTCCAGCCTCCCAGACCTCAGGGTGAACTTGGGGGGTCTTCTGGATTTACCCCAAAGCCCACCCCCCCAACCTGGTTGCCCTCCTCTGCTGAGGACTTTTGGTCTAAGCTCCCCCATTCCTCTTGCCTACCCACAGAAGTTTTAGGAGGCAAAGCCTTGCCCAGCAGTTTGTATGgatgcagggccagcagcatccccagggctgggggctcactGCACACAGATGCTCCCTCCCACTGTCTGGTCCTTTCCAACTAGGCTAGAAGGAGCACTGGGAAACAGCCCCAGGAGGAATCAAGCAAGTGAGATGTTGTGCCCAGTGTGAAGCCACCTCAGGCTGTCCCTTCTCCTGTCTGCTGGCCCCTTTTCCACCAAGAATGGATTATTTGCTCACCAGCAAACAGCTGGCACAGCGTGCATGAGCCTGTGGGTACAGCCAGTACACAAAATCAGAGGAACATGGGGACCAAGGAGCTACATGGCTGAACTGGTAGGCATTCCCTGGAGCTGTCACCCAGCACCATGAGCTCAGTCGTGCCAGGCAGAGGACGTGCTCTAGAGATGATGCTTGTTGCTGCCAGTCTTTCCTGCACGATGGAGGCTCTtttggaggcagagcagggtgtATATCCCTATTTTTGTCCTGGAATTGAAGTATTTATAGCATCCTCACGCTGTTCCAATGAGCACTGAAGAAACTCTGTGGAAAGTGTTGCCTTTTTGTTGGAGTCCATCTGGGCTGCACAGTCATGTGCACACATTTATGGGTGTCGACACACATACACCCTTATCAGGGTACCCATTCCCAGCCCCCATGAGACCCCACGCTGCTGGAAAAGTGTCATGAGGCAGTGATCAGGGCCACCATGGTGGTACAGGGACAGCCTCTCCCCAAAGACTACTCAGGTCTAGGTATGGGGCTGGCAGGAATCCCAAACTGAGGCCAGTCAGTGTCACAAACCATCTTTCCCCAGCACGCTGCCAGGGCAAGGGGATGTCTTACTCATCTCCTCTCCTTCACTGACTGCATCGTGTCCCCAGAAGCCTCCCAGGGGACATGTGCTGACTGCCTAATTTAGGGTCATCCCAGCCTTAATCCAGTGGCAGGTGATGGgactggggaaggagctgggcagaggctgcaTGGAACTTGAGCAGGAGCTGGTTagagagcacagggacactgggctggGGGTCTGCAGGCAAGGCCAGCTGGATGGGCACAGATGCTGTGCAGGCAGGCAAGGGGCCGCTGGAATGGCGGTGGCAAGGAGAGGGACAACCACCAAGCAGTCTTGCGAGTTGAGGGCAAGCTGAAATATCACCCAATTTCCTCTGTTGCCAGAAGCCACTTCCTCCACTTTCCAGTACAGACGAAGAAAGGCAATTGCAGCTCGCGCTCGCGCTGAGCAAAGAGGAGCACGAGAAGGTACCTGTGTCCTGCAGTCCTGGCGCTCCGCTCTCCTTGCACTTGGTCTCTCTGTGGCACCAGAGCCCAAAACATCACCTTGCTCCGGTGCCCGCTTTGCTTTCACTGCTCTGGGCTGTCTGCTGAGTGCTCTCCTGGGGGGCTCGGCCCTGGAGGAGCTGTCTGCTCAGATGCTGGGACTTTTTGggtggcagctcctgtgctgggtgTGTCTCCTGGAGAAGGTGCTGTCTGCAGGGTTGCTGAGCTGACAGGCCCCATCCCTCGTCCCCACAGGAAGTGAGGACCTGGCAAGGGGAGAACTCCCTGCAGCAGAGACCTGTGGAGGAGactgccccaggcagggacgAAGAGCAAGAAGAAGATAAGATGAAGAAAAGCCAGGTATAGCACTGGAGGCTGGGTGGCCACACAGGGGTGATCCTGCAGGTCTGCCCCAGGCTCCTCTCacctttttattcccttcctGTCTGCAGTCTTCTATTCTGGAGCTGGCAGATATATTCGGGCCGGCACCAGCCCCCGCCAGCCACACGTCTGCTGACCCATGGGATATGACAGGTGAGGACAACTTGCAGGCTGCCAAAATTTGGGACAGTGGCAGAAAGTTGTTCCTTGCCTCtgttcctccagcagctcaacAATGAGGACCTCTGCCTTCTCCCTCTGGTGGCCTACTCCGTTACACTCCCAGGTGGTACTGCTGGAAGCCACGGTCTCCTGGCCACATACCCACCACTCAGCattcctctgtgctctgcattGTTCCCCTCTCCGAgagtttccctttttttccagataTGAAACCCAAAGTGGAGCCGGTGGCCTCTGCCTGGACCGGTGCAGCGGATCCCTGGGTGCCAGTCCCAGACCCTGGTGGGGAGCCCCTCTCCCAGGCGAGCGCCTCATCCCAGCAAACCCCTGCTGGGCCCTGGGACTTTCCccccagcaccactgcagcCTCTGACCCCTGGGGGAAGGCACCGATGTCTTCTGGCTTCCCTCCTGCAGACCCCTGGGGAACAGcatcccccccagccccccagggcTCCAGTTCTACACCAGCTCCTGACCCTtgggctgctgtgcctgagcagCCTCCAACCCCTGGTAAGAGGCTCAATGGACCTTTTGGCTTTGCTGAGGATTGAGGACAGCCTTGACCATCACTACCCTCCTGCAAGTGGGCATCTCTGGGTtctccccccttcctccttcaaccagctccccaggcaccccttccccaccctcctgACCCTTAGCAAGACCTCTGCTCACCCCTCAGCATCCTGAAGACTTCAAGGAACTTTTAGGCTTTATCTTTGTACAGAACAGGCTGCTTTAATTAACATAGCAGTTAATAGAGCCATCTGATGGGAGCAGGTGGCAGCCCCACACCCCTCCAGCAGTGGGGTGATGCTGTGTCCCATTAGTGATACCTATTTGCTCAACCCAAATGACGCCTGTACACCCTGCCAGGACTAGACAGGACCGTTGCTGGTCGCAGGTGCCATGTTGCAGATGGGGAAACAGTTGTAGGAGCAGCCTGTGTTTCAAAGCTCATTGTCACTCTCAGTTCCTCCTGGGTGTTTCCTCCAGCCCTGTGTAGGTCCTGCATGTGTTGCCCCCAGTTTTGGTCCCTGGTGAGGGTTGTAGAACCTGGTCTGGAGGCCAGTGCTGTTTGCTAAAGCATTCCTGCAgacctgtcccctctccctgtccctgctggggctgggaaagggaccTGCTTGTTATGGTGTAATGGCTGCAAGCAGTAGGGGTGTCTTGGTCTGCAATGATCCCATGATCTAGCGCATCTAAGCCTTCCCCAGTGCACATTCCTGACCCCCAAACCCATGCCCTGCATTGCATCCCCTCTTCTCTGTCTCCTTGCAGGCAGCCACCcctgcctctctcctgcccTTCCATCTCCTGCCCCACACCTCCCTGCTTGCTCCCCTCCTTGAGTGTCCCCTCttccccccagctccaggggggAACGCTTTTGACCCGTTTGCAAAGCCGCCTGAGCCGCCGGAGCAGGAGCCCTCGCAGCCGCCCTCCTCGGCCAAGTCCAGCAGCCCTGTGGGTAAGAGCTGGGAGTGGGCAGGTGGCaacctgtccctgcctgtggcagggaggcAGTTCTAGTGCTGGCCAGGTTGTGTGTAGTTGCTTGCTGGTGTGGCCAAATCTTGTTTCCATGGGCACGTGCTGTGGCCTCAGTCTGCCTGACAGCTAAGGGAGCAGCCCAAGTCTCTGTGTGCACTCATGTCCCTAACTCTGCTGTCTCCCATGGTGGCTTGGGGGATACTTGGGCAGGCcatgctccaggctcagccccactgTGTCACGCAGTGACCTGGGGTGAGATGTGTTGTCAGCCACCCTGTGCAGTGACAAGGGAGAGTGCTGTCACCCTTGGTGTCTCCCAGCTGGCTCATGTGTCTCATCTCCCCTCCCTCCATCTCAGAGCCCGACCCCTTTGGCGACCTGTtccccagcaccaggcaggatggggcaAAGAGCTTTGACCTTGCCAACCTGGCTGACTCCCTGCCTGAATCCGGCAAGGATCGGAAGGACTGTAAAACTCCCGAGGCCTTCCTTGGCCCTGCCGCCTCCTCCCTGGTCAACCTGGACTCCCTGGTCGCACCTACTCCGGCCTCCAAGACCCGCAACCCCTTTCTCTCGGGtaggtgctgcagggctgctggccaGGGGCTTCCCTGCGCTGGGCAGGTGGTGGGtggggagaaagaggaggagcagaagtgCTGGAAGTGGCCTGGCTGTCCTGACATGTCCCATCTTCTCTTTGCCAGGTCTGAGCACACCGTCCCCCACCAACCCCTTCAGCCTCTCTGAGCAGCCCAAGCCGACGCTGAACCAGATGCGGACCAGTTCGCCAGTGCCCGGCCT
Above is a window of Camarhynchus parvulus chromosome 18, STF_HiC, whole genome shotgun sequence DNA encoding:
- the EPN3 gene encoding epsin-3 isoform X2 translates to MTTSALRRQVKNIVHNYSEAEIKVREATSNDPWGPPSSLMSEIADLTFNTVAFAEVMGMIWRRLNDSGKNWRHVYKALTLLDYLIKTGSEKVTHQCRENLYTIQTLKDFQYVDRDGKDQGINIREKVKQVMALLKDEERLKQERAHALQTKERMALEGMGSGSHQVTYGRRASPYGEDYSRARGSPSSFNSSSSSPRFASDLEQARPQTTGEEELQLQLALAMSREEAEKEVRTWQGENSLQQRPVEETAPGRDEEQEEDKMKKSQSSILELADIFGPAPAPASHTSADPWDMTDMKPKVEPVASAWTGAADPWVPVPDPGGEPLSQASASSQQTPAGPWDFPPSTTAASDPWGKAPMSSGFPPADPWGTASPPAPQGSSSTPAPDPWAAVPEQPPTPAPGGNAFDPFAKPPEPPEQEPSQPPSSAKSSSPVEPDPFGDLFPSTRQDGAKSFDLANLADSLPESGKDRKDCKTPEAFLGPAASSLVNLDSLVAPTPASKTRNPFLSGLSTPSPTNPFSLSEQPKPTLNQMRTSSPVPGLPTGHPANSMTYSASLPLPLSSVPAATAALPASASAFPQAGTFPELPSTLPQPLLPLSGPPAPPSAPGGLNPFL
- the EPN3 gene encoding epsin-3 isoform X1, yielding MTTSALRRQVKNIVHNYSEAEIKVREATSNDPWGPPSSLMSEIADLTFNTVAFAEVMGMIWRRLNDSGKNWRHVYKALTLLDYLIKTGSEKVTHQCRENLYTIQTLKDFQYVDRDGKDQGINIREKVKQVMALLKDEERLKQERAHALQTKERMALEGMGSGSHQVTYGRRASPYGEDYSRARGSPSSFNSSSSSPRFASDLEQARPQTTGEEELQLQLALAMSREEAEKKPLPPLSSTDEERQLQLALALSKEEHEKEVRTWQGENSLQQRPVEETAPGRDEEQEEDKMKKSQSSILELADIFGPAPAPASHTSADPWDMTDMKPKVEPVASAWTGAADPWVPVPDPGGEPLSQASASSQQTPAGPWDFPPSTTAASDPWGKAPMSSGFPPADPWGTASPPAPQGSSSTPAPDPWAAVPEQPPTPAPGGNAFDPFAKPPEPPEQEPSQPPSSAKSSSPVEPDPFGDLFPSTRQDGAKSFDLANLADSLPESGKDRKDCKTPEAFLGPAASSLVNLDSLVAPTPASKTRNPFLSGLSTPSPTNPFSLSEQPKPTLNQMRTSSPVPGLPTGHPANSMTYSASLPLPLSSVPAATAALPASASAFPQAGTFPELPSTLPQPLLPLSGPPAPPSAPGGLNPFL